From a region of the Tursiops truncatus isolate mTurTru1 chromosome 2, mTurTru1.mat.Y, whole genome shotgun sequence genome:
- the ITPKA gene encoding inositol-trisphosphate 3-kinase A → MTLPGGPTGMARPGGAGPCSPGLERAPRRSVGELRLLFEARCAAVAAAAAAGEPRARGAKRRGGQIPNGLPRAPPAPVIPQLTVTAEEPDVTPASPGPPKPEGGWLPAVGSSHLQQPRRLSTSSLSSTGSSSLPEDSEDDLLSDSESRSRGNVQLETSEDVVQKSHWQKIRTMVNLPVMSPFKKRYSWVQLAGHTGSFKAGSSGMILKRSSEPERYCLARLMADALRGCVPAFHGVVERDGESYLQLQDLLDGFDGPCVLDCKMGVRTYLEEELTKARERPKLRKDMYKKMLAIDPGAPTEEEHAQRAVTKPRYMQWREGISSSTTLGFRIEGIKKADGSCSTDFKTTRSREQVIRVFQEFVQGDAEVLRRYLNRLQQIRDTLEVSEFFRKHEVIGSSLLFVHDHCHRAGVWLIDFGKTTPLPDGQTLDHRRPWEEGNREDGYLLGLDNLIGILASLAER, encoded by the exons ATGACCCTGCCCGGGGGCCCGACGGGCATGGCGCGACCGGGAGGCGCGGGGCCCTGCAGCCCCGGGCTGGAGCGGGCCCCGCGCCGGAGTGTCGGGGAGCTGCGCCTGCTTTTCGAGGCGCGCTGCGCCGcggtcgccgccgccgccgccgcagggGAGCCCCGGGCCCGCGGGGCCAAGCGGCGGGGGGGACAGATCCCCAACGGGCTTCCGCGGGCTCCCCCTGCCCCGGTGATCCCGCAGCTGACTGTGACGGCCGAGGAGCCGGACGTGACCCCGGCCAGCCCCGGGCCGCCCAAGCCGGAGGGTGGCTGGCTCCCGGCCGTGGGCTCGTCGCACCTGCAGCAGCCGCGCCGCCTCTCCACCTCGTCGCTCTCCTCCACTGGCTCCTCGTCGCTGCCCGAGGACTCGGAGGACGATCTTCTGAGCGACAGCGAGAGCCGGAGCCGCGGCAACGTGCAGCTGGAAACGAGCGAGGACGTGGTTCAG AAAAGCCACTGGCAGAAGATCCGGACCATGGTGAATCTGCCCGTCATGAGCCCTTTCAAGAAGCGCTACTCCTGGGTGCAGCTGGCAGGGCACACGG GGAGTTTCAAGGCGGGCAGCAGCGGGATGATTCTGAAGCGTAGCTCAGAGCCCGAGCGCTACTGCCTGGCACGGCTCATGGCGGACGCGCTGCGCGGCTGCGTGCCCGCCTTCCACGGTGTGGTGGAGCGCGACGGCGAGAGCTACCTGCAGTTGCAGGACCTGCTCGACGGCTTCGATGGGCCCTGCGTACTTGACTGCAAGATGGGCGTCAG GACTTACCTGGAAGAGGAGCTGACCAAAGCCCGCGAGCGGCCCAAGCTGCGGAAGGACATGTACAAGAAGATGCTGGCCATAGACCCTGGGGCACCCACCGAGGAGGAGCACGCGCAGCGCGCGGTCACTAAGCCGCGCTACATGCAGTGGCGAGAAGGCATCAGCTCTAGTACCACGCTCGGCTTCCGCATCGAGGGCATTAAG aaagcCGACGGCTCCTGCAGCACAGACTTCAAGACCACGCGAAGCCGGGAGCAGGTGATTCGCGTCTTCCAGGAGTTTGTGCAAGGGGATGCCGAAGTGCTG aggaGGTATCTGAACCGCCTGCAGCAGATCCGGGACACACTGGAGGTCTCTGAGTTCTTTAGGAAGCACGAG GTGATCGGCAGCTCGCTCCTCTTCGTGCATGATCACTGCCACCGCGCCGGCGTATGGCTCATCGACTTCGGCAAGACCACGCCCCTCCCCGACGGCCAGACCCTGGACCATCGGCGGCCCTGGGAGGAGGGCAACCGAGAGGACGGCTACTTGCTGGGGCTGGACAATCTCATTGGCATCCTGGCCAGCCTGGCTGAGAGATGA